The following are from one region of the Phycisphaeraceae bacterium genome:
- a CDS encoding helix-turn-helix transcriptional regulator has translation MRIETELMRGAGPVAVLKLLERGEMYGYELVEALERRSEGVLAMGQSTLYPMLYNLEAKGLVASEWREADSGRKRKYYSLTSAGRARLASDSEQWSALAQAMASLGVIRGNLASGRALA, from the coding sequence ATGCGGATCGAAACCGAACTCATGCGCGGCGCCGGGCCCGTCGCGGTCCTCAAGCTCCTCGAGCGCGGCGAGATGTACGGCTACGAGCTCGTCGAGGCCCTCGAGCGGCGCAGCGAGGGCGTGCTCGCGATGGGCCAATCCACGCTCTACCCCATGCTCTACAACCTCGAGGCCAAGGGGCTCGTCGCCAGCGAATGGCGCGAAGCGGACTCGGGGCGCAAGCGAAAGTACTACTCGCTCACCAGCGCTGGGCGCGCGCGTCTCGCGTCGGACTCGGAGCAGTGGTCGGCGCTCGCGCAGGCGATGGCCTCGCTCGGGGTGATCCGGGGGAACCTCGCGAGCGGGAGGGCGCTGGCATGA